In Providencia hangzhouensis, the DNA window ACTATAAAAATTCCCATAGGTAATCGTTTGGTTAATTCTCGCTTCAGGCTCAGCCTCGACATAAGCCTTAAATTGAATTTCCGTATTATTTGTTGCCAGATTTTGTGCTAATGATGGCGTATTCAATTCTATGGGTGTTTCATTTAAGTTTAATAACCCAATACCGATTCCGCTAGCTTCACTTTGGTCACTAATCGCAAGATGGTCAGGAAGATTCTTATTTTCAATTCCATTAAAAGTCACTGTCACCGATTTAAATATGGTCGTATTACAATTCGTTAAATGGATTGAGAAAATTAAAGGTTTCGACTTACCTTCTTTATAAAGGTCTTTAACCGAAATTTGTTGAAAATCAACAGGGACCTTCTCACTTCCCGGCGCTATCTGACATGGCGTAGCAATAACCATGCCTCTGAATGAATAGCTTCCCATATTAGTTGGGATCACACTCGCACTCATCGGCCCCGAGACTAATAAATATAAGCCAATCGACAATAAATATTTTGTACGCTTTATCTGATTATTATTTCGCATGATCGGCCTCATTGGAATTCAGCAAGGATTGTCCCGGTACTTGTAAATTCACCTTCTTCCACACTACTACCAGGCGCAGCTATTGGCGCAGCCGTTAAGTTCCAGGTACCTTGGTTATTAATAAAGTCAGGCACTTGGTATGCTTGATTCGGTTTTACCAATGTACCCGCCACATTATCAGTCACCACAATGCCAAGATTTGTGCGTTTCACACCGTTTTTTAACGTACCGAAATAATCAGGGTTAAAATCCGCACTGCCTGACGCCCCCGGTAAGAGTGACAGCTTGATATTTAAATCACCTGTCGTAAAACTTCCACCGGTACATTTAACTGGGATCTTAAAGGGCTGAGCATAATTAATTCCATTTAACTGTTCACTCGTATTTGCTACATCAAGAAAATCAATATTAATTGGGTTACCTTCATTAATCGTACACTCATCAGCAACCGTGATGATCCCTGCTCCTAAAACAACCCGAGTTGAAGGGATTGGCGCATAAGCTGTACTGCCATTCGCTGGGCTGCCTTTTTTGGCAAAAACCTGTACCAGCTCAGCTTGGTTGATGGTAATGCCATTAATAATCGGTTTTTTCAGCCTAAACGTGATTGTCCCACTCGACCCTGTCCGTAGCTCGACGCCATAGTCACGGCTATTAACACTCGGTGGTGTACACTCTATTGGGTCAGATCCCCCATTCCACATATCCTTCACTGGGACAGTAACTTTCTGACCAACCCTTCCCCCTATTTGAATTTCAACTTTTACATCAAAATATTCATTAAGGTTCAGGTACCCTGGGTTTTGCATTGATGTAGGAATGGTTGACATTAAATCAAATGTCATTCCTGAATCAGGATCTGAATTTCCAGGACCTCCTGGCTTCATATAACTTTGGCAGTAAATATCGAAAAAAGGCCAGTTACCCACATCAAAATTGAATACTGTTTCAGCATCTTTCTCATTGACCAGTAGCTGATTATTCATTGTCGCTTCGAATGTGTAAGTCCCCCCATCAGGTATAGCGGAGCCGTGAGGAAAGCCTAAAGCAGATAACGGCATTAACCCTATTGTGAATAGACCGGCCACAATAGTCATATCTTTTAGTTTTTTGTTGTTGGATACAAACATGGTTATAAATACTCCAGTTTTAGCCTAACTAATCCGCTAAAAGTTCCCGCTGAAACAGACTGTGCTGTAGATTCCAATGAGGCATTAAGTGTAATGTTGTTATCACCAGGTTTGATCACCCATGAACTTGTTGGCTGATTGACCATTAAGTTTTGATGATCTTTACTGGAAATACGTAATCCTGCGCCTCGAACATCGCCTGTAACTCGCACAAGATCAGGGTTAAAAAAATCCGTATCTCCCGCAATACTCAATGAAACTGCGCTTTCTCCCGTCAAGTAATAACGCTGAGCATTTTGAGTTGCCTCTCCAGCAGCATTCACAAATGACTTGGATGCCCCGCGTTGGCAATCTTTGAGCCGAATATTAAATGCAACAGGAGTACTTCTATCGCCAATGCGGTGAAATTCTCTGGCATTGATGTCACCTAAATCGACATACTGCTCTTGTGTTTCTAATTCAAGAACACAAGGTGATGCATAAACGCTTCCTGTCAAATGCACAGTACTATGTACGTCTAGCAATGTTTGGCGAGACAGCTTTTCATCCGCAATTTCTGCAACTGCGGAGAAACTTCCTAATCCCAATAACACGATCCCTAAGCACCTAATGTTCATATCAATACTCCTAGCGAATCTGTTGCTCTGGTGGTAACGCTTTACACGTATTTCCGCTACAACTGTATTTAAGTTCTGGATGACCACCATAATCATTCACATACATCATGGTGAAACTCTCGCCTGAACTATTGACCTTAATATCGAGATGCGATTTAGGGGCAATCATCACCCCTGGGAAATCGGTTAGTTTTTTTCCACCTTCTGCCACTGGTTTATTATTAAGGCTAATAATGGTTACAAAATAAGGTGTTGGGTT includes these proteins:
- a CDS encoding fimbrial protein, whose translation is MRNNNQIKRTKYLLSIGLYLLVSGPMSASVIPTNMGSYSFRGMVIATPCQIAPGSEKVPVDFQQISVKDLYKEGKSKPLIFSIHLTNCNTTIFKSVTVTFNGIENKNLPDHLAISDQSEASGIGIGLLNLNETPIELNTPSLAQNLATNNTEIQFKAYVEAEPEARINQTITYGNFYSTAYYTLNYQ
- a CDS encoding fimbrial protein; the encoded protein is MFVSNNKKLKDMTIVAGLFTIGLMPLSALGFPHGSAIPDGGTYTFEATMNNQLLVNEKDAETVFNFDVGNWPFFDIYCQSYMKPGGPGNSDPDSGMTFDLMSTIPTSMQNPGYLNLNEYFDVKVEIQIGGRVGQKVTVPVKDMWNGGSDPIECTPPSVNSRDYGVELRTGSSGTITFRLKKPIINGITINQAELVQVFAKKGSPANGSTAYAPIPSTRVVLGAGIITVADECTINEGNPINIDFLDVANTSEQLNGINYAQPFKIPVKCTGGSFTTGDLNIKLSLLPGASGSADFNPDYFGTLKNGVKRTNLGIVVTDNVAGTLVKPNQAYQVPDFINNQGTWNLTAAPIAAPGSSVEEGEFTSTGTILAEFQ
- a CDS encoding fimbrial protein, coding for MNIRCLGIVLLGLGSFSAVAEIADEKLSRQTLLDVHSTVHLTGSVYASPCVLELETQEQYVDLGDINAREFHRIGDRSTPVAFNIRLKDCQRGASKSFVNAAGEATQNAQRYYLTGESAVSLSIAGDTDFFNPDLVRVTGDVRGAGLRISSKDHQNLMVNQPTSSWVIKPGDNNITLNASLESTAQSVSAGTFSGLVRLKLEYL